From a single Oncorhynchus nerka isolate Pitt River linkage group LG11, Oner_Uvic_2.0, whole genome shotgun sequence genomic region:
- the LOC115137711 gene encoding uncharacterized protein LOC115137711 isoform X1 yields the protein MWNMQTPFKSVKCLNSMHPEPHFSRPQLNVDSCPGSIFSATTDPLPTMIPPSSAISNVVTQPTDVELNAFNACIGDMDPLGYPDNSMFALERVCGEYVFQQQQQSAQPLEAQQVEVHLETFHQVPRPQQEARVLHPEQPASQVPETSQQTVDIHGFNVCKLKPVTSLQSQRTLFPTPPQSEAAVTYEEPVPGPSRYNLDSDGATVSSIAMIIPVVKQLTICGTCKKKKFNRAFICNNYSIQLNRPMQCAGGCPLCYSEQSGCRLHNMSSTRAAVSTTANTLANCPALENVGDWDLELNIDDMFKTDKEVNVHLQLIMNEEQSPGVDSLKRAFNHLVTVNDTMSFRYWVNEAMPEEVAYRYVCIPHVPGFLDHVVVGTRPLPRTEKLIGPDDSLPRLFNVSLGSYRFHWCRFVLKKQIILTMCCTSLPRRGQSKVVTVVGNTLRNLTSSIEFRRMVFYLCGWFTAQYVSPQDRRLNVVLDCKPSEGATLVHVIALLASRIGMGHSNTSPGPATGQR from the exons ATGTGGAATATGCAAACGCCTTTCAAGAGTGTGAAGTGTCTCAATTCTATGCATCCCGAGCCGCATTTCAGTAGGCCACAGTTGAACGTTGACTCTTGTCCAGGTTCAATATTTTCTGCTACAACCGATCCCCTTCCCACTATGATACCACCTTCAAGCGCCATCTCTAATGTGGTAACCCAGCCTACAGATGTGGAACTCAACGCCTTCAATGCCTGTATTGGTGACATGGACCCTCTCGGGTACCCAGACAACTCCATGTTTGCTCTTGAGAGGGTCTGTGGTGAATATgtatttcaacaacaacaacagtcggCACAGCCTCTAGAGGCCCAGCAGGTTGAGGTGCATCTGGAAACGTTTCATCAAGTGCCTCGACCGCAGCAGGAGGCCCGGGTCCTACATCCCGAACAACCAGCATCTCAAGTGCCTGAAACGTCACAGCAGACTGTTGATATACACGGGTTCAACGTGTGCAAACTCAAGCCAGTGACATCTTTACAGTCGCAAAGGACATTGTTCCCCACACCACCACAATCCGAAGCGGCTGTCACCTATGAAGAACCTGTGCCTGGTCCCAGCCGATATAACCTGGACAGCGACGGGGCTACAGTGTCATCCATTGCGATGATAATCCCTGTGGTGAAACAGTTGACTATATGCGGCACATGTAAAAAAAAGAAGTTCAACAGAGCGTTCATCTGTAACAACTACTCGATTCAGCTGAACAGGCCCATGCAATGTGCTGGCGGCTGTCCACTGTGTTACAGTGAACAAAGTGGTTGCCGCCTACACAATATGTCGTCCACAAGGGCCGCTGTAAGCACCACAGCCAACACCCTTGCAAATTGCCCTGCTCTGGAGAATGTAGGAGACTGGGATCTGGAACTCAACATAGATGATATGTTCAAGACTGACAAGGAGGTCAACGTCCATTTGCAGCTGATTATGAATGAGGAGCAATCCCCTGGAGTTGACTCCCTGAAAAGAG CGTTCAACCATCTCGTCACAGTGAATGACACCATGTCCTTCAGGTACTGGGTAAACGAAGCAATGCCAGAAGAGGTGGCCTACAGATATGTCTGCATCCCTCATGTACCTGGGTTCTTGGATCACGTTGTGGTGGGAACCCGTCCCCTTCCCAGAACGGAGAAGCTGATCGGACCTGATGACTCCCTACCGAGATTGTTCAATGTGTCACTTGGGTCCTACAGGTTTCATTGGTGCCGTTTTGTCTTGAAGAAACAGATCATTTTGACTATGTGCTGCACTTCGTTGCCCAGGAGAGGCCAGTCTAAGGTAGTCACAGTTGTTGGCAACACACTGAGAAACCTCACCTCGAGCATAGAGTTTAGAAGAATGGTATTCTATCTTTGTGGGTGGTTTACAGCTCAGTACGTGTCACCACAAGACAGGCGGCTTAACGTTGTGTTAGATTGTAAACCCAGTGAAGGTGCTACTTTGGTCCATGTCATAGCTTTGTTGGCCTCCAGGATTGGGATGggacacagtaacacctcacctggcCCAGCAACGGGCCAAAGATGA
- the LOC115137711 gene encoding otolith matrix protein OMM-64-like isoform X2, producing MTHSSVNCRRSKEPNTGLKAQRLCPEVSCSSGRNGGLGSSVTSAKIGRYENRFSSQSHSMPRSHRPSTGTHQKPVTVDNIKKRSVDMSYNQPGSQTSIKSGCRKMFNRRPNNSEEVDIGTSEVLHHVTDTNEEANLPREPGADDSGDESVNSSSGIGTKVPNEPSADDSGDGSNTSSSSDSVHTRDDDKDDCHNSVPKHVAERVSSPVKHSVPIKQKSTRVTGVQQDADTEPCVSAEPEYQYTEDAACSGTVCTVPNSPTTQTQEPDSDETQTKEEVSAETQTPESAETQTEEPDSDETQTKEVVSAETVSAETQNPDSDET from the coding sequence ATGACCCATAGTTCTGTCAACTGTAGGCGAAGCAAAGAACCCAATACAGGCCTTAAAGCTCAAAGGTTGTGTCCCGAAGTCTCCTGTAGCAGCGGCCGCAATGGTGGTCTTGGTAGCAGCGTCACATCGGCAAAGATTGGCAGATATGAAAACAGGTTTTCTTCACAAAGCCACAGCATGCCTAGATCACATAGACCGTCCACTGGCACACATCAGAAACCTGTGACTGTGGACAATATTAAGAAGAGATCGGTCGACATGTCCTACAATCAGCCTGGTTCTCAGACGAGCATTAAAAGTGGTTGCAGAAAGATGTTCAACAGGAGACCGAACAACAGTGAGGAAGTAGACATTGGCACATCAGAGGTTCTACACCATGTCACGGATACCAATGAGGAGGCTAACCTACCTAGAGAACCCGGTGCAGATGATAGCGGAGATGAAAGCGTCAACTCCAGCAGTGGAATCGGGACAAAAGTACCTAATGAACCCAGTGCAGATGATAGCGGAGATGGAAGCAACACAAGTTCCTCCAGTGACTCTGTTCACACTCGCGATGATGACAAGGATGACTGTCACAATTCTGTACCCAAACATGTCGCGGAAAGGGTATCCTCTCCAGTCAAACATAGTGTACCTATCAAACAAAAAAGTACCAGAGTGACTGGAGTCCAACAAGACGCTGATACTGAACCATGTGTATCTGCTGAGCCAGAGTATCAGTATACAGAGGATGCTGCCTGTTCTGGGACGGTATGCACTGTGCCTAATTCCCCCACGACGCAAACCCAGGAGCCAGACTCTGATGAGACTCAGACCAAGGAGGAAGTGTCCGCTGAGACTCAGACCCCAGAATCTGCTGAGACGCAGACCGAGGAGCCAGACTCTGATGAGACTCAGACCAAGGAGGTAGTGTCCGCTGAGACTGTGTCTGCAGAGACTCAGAACCCAGACTCTGATGAGACTTAG